In the Aeromicrobium fastidiosum genome, CGTCCCCACCCCGGCCACGGGCCGCCTCGGCCAGATGCGCCAGGCGTACCAGATCACCAAGCGCAGCGACCGCAACATCGGGCTCATCCTGCTGCTGACGTTCCTCGTGGTCGGCGGGGCCTTCGCTGCACTCGGCTACTTCCTGTTCGGCACCGGCTGGATCGGCCTGACGGTCACGATCGTCTTCGGCCTGCTGACCGGCCTGCTCGGCATGCTGATCGTGTTCGGCCGCCGCGCCGAGAAGGCCGCCTACGCCCAGGTCGAGGGCCAGCGCGGCGCCGCCGCGGGTGCGCTGCAGATGCTGCGCCGTGGCTGGGAGGTCAAGCCGGCCGTTGCGTTCAACAAGAACCAGGACGTCATCCACCGGGTCGTCGGTCGTCCCGGCATCATCCTGGTCGGCGAGGGCAGTCCCAACGCCGTCCGCGGCCTGCTGGCCACGGAGGTCAAGAAGCACGTGCGTGTCGGCGGCGAGTCGGTGCCGGTCACCGGCATCATCGTCGGCAAGGACGAGGGCCAGGTCCCGCTGACCAAGCTCGTCAAGCACGTCAACAAGCTGCCGAAGAAGATCAAGCCGGCCCAGATGGCCGATCTGGTCTACAAGCTCAAGGCCCTCGACGCGATGCGTCCGGCCGCCCCCATGCCCCGCGGCCCCGTGCCGACCAGCATGAAGGGCAACCGCAAGGCGATGCGCGGCTAGGGAGCCCGTCGAGCTGGTCGAAACGCCCCGCCCGTTGAGCTTGTCGAAACACCCTTTCGACGAGCTCAACGGGCGGTGTGGCTCAAGGGGCGGTGTGGCTCAGGCGCGGACGACGCGGGATCCGGCGGCGAGGTCGTGGATGCCGCGCTTGTCGTCGGTCATGACGATCGCCGGCAGGACCAAGGTCAGCAGCAGCGTCCGCAGCAATGCGCGCGGGACGCCGATGGGGCGTCCGTCGGGGTTTTCGATGCGCATGCCCAGCACCCGCTTGCCGATCGAGCGTCCGACGAGCCCCGTCAGGATGCCGACCTCGGCGACGAAGAAGCCGATGATGATGAACGTCTGGCTGGGGTCCTCGTCGAGCGGTGCCGGCGGGTAGCTGACCCCGGCGAGCGTCACGGCGCTGAGCGCCGCCACGATCCAGTCGATCAGCAGGGCACCGAGACGCCGGACGAGCGAGGGGATCTCCACGCCGCGAGCCTATCGACCGGCGGCACAGTCGGCCCGAAGGGGCACACGTAACACGTCTGAAACAATTCCGACTCCACCGGGTAACTGCATCCTCCTAGCCTCAGGGATACGGTGCAGTGACGCACTTCCCTGCCGGTTCGACAATGAAGGCCGCCCTCAGCGGTCTAGGAGGCCACATGTTCGGCAATGCCGACGAGCTGTTCAAGTTCATCAAGGACGAGGGTGTCGAGTACCTCGACGTCCGCTTCACCGATCTCCCGGGCATCCAGCAGCAGGTCACGCTGCCCGCCTCGACGTTCGACGCCGACATGGTCGAGAGCGGCGTGGCCTTCGACGGTTCGTCGATCCGCGGCTTCCAGACCATCGACCAGTCCGACATGGTGCTGTTCCCCGACATCAAGACCGCCTACGTCGACCCGTTCAAGGCGCGCAAGACCATCGCGATGGACTTCTTCGTCCACGACCCGATCACGGGTGAGGCGTACTCGCGCGACCCGCGCAACATCGCCCGCAAGGCCGAGGCGTACCTCGCGACCACCGGCATCGGCGACACCGCGTTCTTCGCGCCCGAAGCCGAGTTCTACATCTTCGACCGGGTCAACTACGGCACGGCCGCCAACAAGTCGTTCTACGAGATCCAGTCGTCCGAGGCCGCCTGGTCGACCGGCGACAGCATCGACGACAACCGCGGCTACCAGGTGCGTTACAAGGGCGGCTACTTCCCCGTCGCGCCGACCGACAAGACCGCCGACCTGCGCAACGACATGATGACGAACCTGACCAACGCCGGGCTCACGCTCGAGCGTGGTCACCACGAGGTCGGCACGTCGGGCCAGGCCGAGATCAACTACAAGTTCGACACGCTGCTCAAGGCTGCCGACGACGTCATGAAGTTCAAGTACATCGTCCGCAACACGGCGTGGGCCAACGACAAGACCGTGACGTTCATGCCGAAGCCGATCTTCGGCGACAACGGCTCGGGCATGCACGTGCACCAGTCGATCTGGAACGACGGCAAGCCGCTGTTCTACGACGAGTCGGGCTACGGCGGACTCTCGGACCTCGCGCGTCACTACATCGGCGGCATCCTGAAGCACGCGCCGTCGCTGCTGGCCTTCACCAACCCGTCGGTCAACTCGTACCGTCGTCTGGTGCCGGGCTTCGAGGCCCCCATCGCGCTGGTCTACTCGGCGCGCAACCGCTCGGCATGCGTCCGTATCCCGATCACGGGCTCGAACCCCAAGGCCAAGCGCATCGAGTTCCGCTGCCCCGACCCGTCGGCCAACCCGTACCTCGCCTTCTCGGCGCTGCTCATGGCCGGCCTCGACGGCATCAAGAACAAGATCGAGCCGGCTGCTCCGATCGACAAGAACATCTACGAGCTGCCGCCGGAGGAGTACGACGCCATCGACATGGTGCCGACCTCGCTCAACGCCGTCCTCGACTCCCTCGAGGCCGAC is a window encoding:
- the glnA gene encoding type I glutamate--ammonia ligase, with the protein product MFGNADELFKFIKDEGVEYLDVRFTDLPGIQQQVTLPASTFDADMVESGVAFDGSSIRGFQTIDQSDMVLFPDIKTAYVDPFKARKTIAMDFFVHDPITGEAYSRDPRNIARKAEAYLATTGIGDTAFFAPEAEFYIFDRVNYGTAANKSFYEIQSSEAAWSTGDSIDDNRGYQVRYKGGYFPVAPTDKTADLRNDMMTNLTNAGLTLERGHHEVGTSGQAEINYKFDTLLKAADDVMKFKYIVRNTAWANDKTVTFMPKPIFGDNGSGMHVHQSIWNDGKPLFYDESGYGGLSDLARHYIGGILKHAPSLLAFTNPSVNSYRRLVPGFEAPIALVYSARNRSACVRIPITGSNPKAKRIEFRCPDPSANPYLAFSALLMAGLDGIKNKIEPAAPIDKNIYELPPEEYDAIDMVPTSLNAVLDSLEADHEFLTAGDVFTPDLIETWIDYKRTEEILPVQLRPHPHEFELYYDI
- a CDS encoding RDD family protein gives rise to the protein MEIPSLVRRLGALLIDWIVAALSAVTLAGVSYPPAPLDEDPSQTFIIIGFFVAEVGILTGLVGRSIGKRVLGMRIENPDGRPIGVPRALLRTLLLTLVLPAIVMTDDKRGIHDLAAGSRVVRA
- a CDS encoding DUF4191 domain-containing protein, whose translation is MSNSVPTPATGRLGQMRQAYQITKRSDRNIGLILLLTFLVVGGAFAALGYFLFGTGWIGLTVTIVFGLLTGLLGMLIVFGRRAEKAAYAQVEGQRGAAAGALQMLRRGWEVKPAVAFNKNQDVIHRVVGRPGIILVGEGSPNAVRGLLATEVKKHVRVGGESVPVTGIIVGKDEGQVPLTKLVKHVNKLPKKIKPAQMADLVYKLKALDAMRPAAPMPRGPVPTSMKGNRKAMRG